From Pseudarthrobacter equi, a single genomic window includes:
- a CDS encoding flavin reductase gives MQQTINDSVTAAWTAAWDEGDVTAFDAIVTPDYQRESTGTRKVSGLKELQQEILDVRAAFPDLTTRIEKVIASGDDMAIFWKSTGTFTQPLRGVPPTGRVVETRGSNALTLRDGRIAHEQVTWDAVELLAHVGIPSLSSAFEDGTPDVVVDNLSGNLPLDIMKGFNRQFITGVTVVTTVDEEGTPRGLAANSYASISLDPPLVLVCVQKTSSTYPALFQSSHFGINILSNDQLGTVQIFASKTPDKFADLEWHTGPNGVPLIDGSAASLEAEIKERFQAKTHTIFVGRVRHAEVADVDPMVYKAGRFFDGAELAEL, from the coding sequence ATGCAACAGACAATCAACGACTCTGTAACGGCCGCCTGGACAGCAGCGTGGGACGAGGGCGACGTCACCGCATTCGACGCCATCGTCACCCCCGACTACCAGCGCGAAAGCACCGGCACCAGGAAGGTGTCCGGCCTAAAGGAACTGCAGCAGGAAATCCTCGATGTCCGGGCCGCCTTCCCGGACCTGACCACCCGCATCGAGAAGGTCATCGCCAGTGGCGATGACATGGCGATCTTCTGGAAGTCCACCGGGACCTTCACCCAGCCGCTCCGGGGCGTCCCGCCCACAGGACGCGTCGTGGAAACCCGCGGATCAAACGCCCTCACCCTCCGTGACGGGCGCATCGCCCACGAGCAGGTGACTTGGGACGCCGTCGAACTCCTGGCCCACGTGGGCATCCCGTCCCTCAGCTCCGCCTTCGAGGACGGTACCCCCGACGTCGTCGTCGACAACCTGTCCGGCAACCTGCCGCTGGACATCATGAAGGGGTTCAACCGGCAGTTCATCACCGGCGTTACCGTGGTGACCACCGTTGACGAAGAGGGCACCCCCAGGGGACTTGCCGCCAATTCCTATGCCTCGATTTCCCTGGACCCGCCCCTCGTCCTGGTCTGCGTCCAAAAGACGTCCTCCACCTACCCCGCCCTGTTCCAGTCATCCCACTTCGGGATCAACATTCTCAGCAACGACCAGCTGGGAACCGTTCAGATCTTTGCGTCCAAAACCCCGGACAAGTTCGCTGATCTGGAATGGCATACCGGCCCCAACGGCGTGCCGCTCATCGACGGGTCCGCGGCGTCCCTCGAAGCGGAAATCAAGGAACGCTTCCAGGCCAAGACCCACACCATCTTCGTCGGCCGGGTCCGGCACGCCGAAGTGGCGGACGTGGATCCCATGGTCTACAAGGCCGGAAGGTTCTTCGACGGCGCTGAACTGGCCGAACTCTAA
- a CDS encoding GntR family transcriptional regulator → MQEVIQLRKAAQTSASQVSLLDKLRKLVLSGEYPPGAPLPELFLAEEFDVSRTPVREALKQLENEGLVEIRPKVGTFVRIPTRREIVELFQLKESLEGLAASLLAGRGPVPEMDILKRNIEESERAERNADSVKYAELVHEFHWTIVRGSDNSKLVEHYGRLMNQLAYHRIVLKTVERPARMRASIREHQSVIDALLEKDPVGAELAMRGHVNASSLAAARGTDAGTPTDA, encoded by the coding sequence ATGCAAGAAGTCATCCAGTTGCGGAAAGCCGCACAGACGTCCGCCAGCCAGGTCAGCCTTCTGGACAAGCTGCGGAAGTTGGTCCTCAGCGGTGAGTACCCGCCCGGGGCTCCGCTGCCGGAACTGTTCCTGGCCGAGGAATTCGACGTGAGCCGGACCCCGGTACGCGAAGCCCTGAAGCAGCTGGAAAATGAGGGCCTTGTGGAAATCCGGCCCAAAGTGGGAACCTTCGTCCGGATTCCCACACGGCGCGAAATCGTTGAACTCTTCCAGCTGAAGGAGAGCCTCGAGGGCCTGGCCGCCAGCCTCCTCGCCGGGCGCGGCCCGGTACCGGAGATGGACATCCTCAAGCGCAACATCGAGGAGTCCGAGCGGGCGGAACGGAACGCGGACAGCGTTAAGTACGCGGAGCTTGTCCACGAGTTCCACTGGACCATCGTCCGGGGCTCGGACAACTCCAAGCTCGTGGAGCACTACGGGCGCCTCATGAACCAGCTTGCCTACCACCGGATCGTGCTCAAGACCGTTGAGCGTCCCGCCCGCATGCGTGCCTCCATCAGGGAGCACCAGTCGGTGATCGACGCACTCCTGGAAAAGGATCCGGTGGGCGCCGAGCTCGCCATGCGCGGCCATGTCAATGCTTCCAGCCTCGCCGCGGCACGGGGCACGGACGCCGGCACACCAACAGATGCTTAG
- a CDS encoding amino acid synthesis family protein: MPETALSPVAEGTSAASTVEELARELGVRKVTVLTEEILRDGSGALPTSVTRAAAAAIVRNPWTGSAVSTDLAPETERLAPVLAKILTDRLTAALGGAGEIEAFGKSAVVGLKGEVEHAAALIHTPFFGNLVREFLEGTSILSFSDDRAEPGTTIAVPMWHKEAASTRSHYQTLTLSLSDAPHPNEIVVVAAASTGSRPHPRIGDRTTDRPVTAEILEGIL, from the coding sequence GTGCCTGAAACCGCTTTGTCCCCGGTCGCTGAGGGAACCAGCGCCGCATCAACAGTGGAAGAACTCGCCAGGGAACTCGGTGTCCGCAAGGTCACCGTGCTGACCGAAGAGATCCTGCGGGACGGCTCCGGCGCCCTGCCCACCAGTGTGACCAGGGCTGCCGCTGCCGCCATTGTCCGCAACCCGTGGACCGGATCCGCTGTCTCTACCGACCTTGCACCCGAAACCGAACGCCTCGCTCCCGTGCTCGCCAAAATCCTCACGGACCGTCTTACGGCTGCCCTGGGCGGAGCCGGCGAGATCGAGGCGTTCGGCAAGTCCGCCGTCGTGGGCCTCAAGGGCGAGGTGGAACACGCCGCAGCGCTGATCCACACCCCGTTCTTCGGCAACCTTGTCCGCGAATTCCTCGAAGGCACCTCAATCCTGTCCTTCTCGGACGACCGCGCCGAACCGGGTACCACCATCGCCGTGCCGATGTGGCACAAGGAAGCCGCTTCCACCCGCAGCCACTACCAAACCCTGACACTGAGCCTGAGCGATGCGCCGCACCCCAACGAAATAGTCGTGGTGGCCGCGGCCTCCACGGGTTCGCGTCCGCATCCCCGCATCGGTGACCGCACCACCGATCGCCCCGTAACCGCCGAAATCCTGGAGGGAATCCTGTAA
- a CDS encoding amino acid synthesis family protein, with amino-acid sequence MKIRKIVTLSEEILTEGGRPVTPAARVAIAVAVVENPWAGQGFVEDLTAGIDATASDLGALLTPKVIEALGAPVEAYGKAAIVGIEGEVEHGSALIHTLKFGDHYRKAASATTLLPAVEKRAPAGTVFDIPMKHITDATIRSHHQSVEVRLADAPHPDEILIALAASAQGRPQERLAPLSTEQ; translated from the coding sequence ATGAAGATCCGCAAAATCGTCACCCTGTCCGAAGAAATCCTTACCGAGGGCGGACGTCCCGTGACCCCCGCCGCCCGCGTGGCCATCGCCGTCGCCGTCGTGGAAAACCCGTGGGCCGGGCAGGGATTCGTCGAGGACCTCACCGCGGGCATCGATGCCACCGCGTCGGACCTCGGCGCCCTCCTCACCCCCAAGGTCATCGAGGCGCTCGGAGCGCCCGTGGAGGCCTACGGCAAGGCAGCCATCGTTGGCATCGAAGGCGAGGTTGAGCACGGCTCGGCACTGATCCACACGCTCAAGTTCGGCGACCACTACCGCAAGGCCGCTTCCGCCACCACGCTGCTGCCCGCCGTCGAGAAGCGTGCCCCCGCAGGCACCGTCTTCGACATTCCGATGAAGCACATCACTGACGCAACCATCCGCTCGCACCACCAGAGCGTCGAGGTCAGGTTGGCCGACGCGCCCCACCCCGACGAAATCCTCATCGCGCTGGCTGCCTCCGCGCAGGGCCGGCCGCAGGAGCGACTGGCACCGCTGTCCACGGAGCAATGA
- a CDS encoding alpha/beta fold hydrolase: MSHVPETPVALLHGVGLDAGMWEPVRDALKRDSVALDLPGHGQQPALTAPTSLAELAEDVLARLPQQSHLVGFSLGALIAQYIARFHPDRVATLTCVNSVCRRTEEESRAVMARLASAEDDFPATVEASIDRWYTGTSVPKSVVEATRRTLAGNDIGSFVHAYRVFATGDAIIGPELGSISVPTLAVTGELDPGSTPDMTHRLTEAIPGAKSLVVPGARHMLPVQDADVLAGAINDFIQESEGERT, translated from the coding sequence ATGAGCCACGTGCCCGAGACTCCCGTTGCCCTCCTGCACGGCGTCGGCCTCGACGCCGGCATGTGGGAGCCGGTCCGGGACGCCCTCAAACGTGACTCCGTGGCCCTTGACCTGCCGGGCCACGGGCAGCAGCCGGCCCTCACAGCACCCACATCACTGGCCGAACTGGCCGAGGACGTGCTGGCACGCCTCCCGCAGCAAAGCCACCTCGTGGGGTTCTCGCTCGGGGCACTGATTGCGCAGTACATCGCCAGGTTCCACCCCGACCGGGTGGCGACCCTGACCTGCGTGAACTCGGTGTGCCGGCGCACGGAGGAGGAATCCCGGGCCGTGATGGCCCGGCTGGCCTCCGCGGAGGATGACTTCCCGGCCACCGTTGAGGCGTCCATTGACCGCTGGTACACCGGGACGTCCGTTCCCAAAAGCGTCGTGGAGGCGACGCGGCGCACCCTGGCGGGGAACGACATCGGCTCCTTCGTTCACGCCTACCGCGTCTTCGCCACCGGGGACGCGATCATCGGACCGGAGCTCGGCAGCATCAGCGTCCCCACCCTCGCGGTCACCGGTGAACTGGACCCCGGATCGACGCCGGACATGACGCACCGCCTCACCGAAGCAATCCCCGGTGCCAAGAGCCTCGTGGTACCGGGCGCACGTCACATGCTGCCGGTCCAGGACGCCGACGTCCTGGCCGGGGCCATCAACGACTTCATCCAAGAATCCGAAGGAGAACGGACATGA